A window of Phragmites australis chromosome 2, lpPhrAust1.1, whole genome shotgun sequence genomic DNA:
CGGCGAACTAAAAGCCAAAAAACTTGCAGCTTCAGGTAAAAATTTTCAAACTGATCAAAGTTGACATACAATAGCTCTGATCAGAGTTCATCAATAGGTGATAAAAACAGCTCTGATCAGTCTGAAAAAATCGGAATTGATATACATGAACAGCATGTTTCAGAAATTTTAGGACATTTATAACACTGCAATCACATGTGGACGTAGATTTCGGAACATTTGAGGTTGACTTGTGTCATCAGATTGCATATTTCAGTTGACACATGGTTGCCTTGTGTCATCAGATTTTGCATATTTCAGAATAATCAGATTTGGCATCAGAAAATACTAAACAAAATAATCAGAGCAACTACTAAATTGCAATACAGTCAAATTATGTCAGTCAGTGGTGCAAACAACCcgtaaaaaataagaaaatactAAACAGATATAAAGgaaatcaacaacaacaaaaatacaatTGTAATGATACTTGTTTTAAATGGTTGTGAGGTAAGAAAATACTAAACAGATGACCAATTGCAAATACAATATCTTACAAAATGTAAACCAATGCTAGCTCTTTACTTCCTTGTGGGTTCACAGGTCCTAATGCTTCAAGGACATAAAATTGGTGATGTTCAGTGACTATCCAAGGTTGATCGGCCAATGCCTTTTGACATTGAATTTGTTTCCATTTTGTAGTTTGTACTCCAAAAATTCAGTTATCTCTGAACATACTGAACATACTGCTTTATCAAGATTTGATGCAACTTCATCAAAAAATCAGTATGCAACCTCAAAAGGCATCAGACCAAACAAAGGcaattcgtaaaaaaaaaaatcatctagaCAATTTGAGTTCAATCAGTATGCAAGCATGCTGCATGGCAGGTTTCGATGTGCTCATCAGGGTTGTCTGCCTATCCCAGATTCTATTACTCCATCGTCTATTTGTCTTGCAAGTGGAGACTATGATTGACATAGTTGAGCCAATTACGGTTAGAATTTTTGTACTTCAGTTGAGTTTTGCATACTTCAGTTGAGTTTTGCATACTTGAGTTTTGCATACTCTCGTAATTTCTTTGCATGCTTTACAGAGCTTCCTGGAGGGTTAGTGGTTAGGGAGTACATAGTTGGAGATGCAAGCTACCCTCTACTTCCCTGGCTCATGACCCCATACCGAGGACAGGGTCTCCCGGCGGCCATAGCGGAATTCAACAAGCGGCACACGGCAGCAACGATGGTGGTGCAGAGCGCATTGGCGATGCTCAAGGGGAGGTGGCGTGTTATTCAGGGAGAGCTGTGGCGCATTGGCGATGCTACTATTTGGACTTTATAACAGTTtcaaatttgtaaatatgtTTAATACTGAAATGAAGATTGCTTGACAGCTAGAGGGCAAGCAACTCGTGTATGTAGTAGTACCATGAATACTTTCGCTGTAGTCTGCAAGTGCTCTCTAACTGAACATTATATGCCCACTGACAATAGTTGTCATACTTTGTTGGTGTAACCTGCACCCAGTATGCCCATCATGGCATTGAGATTTTGCTCCAGGCAAACACTGCTCATTTAAACTGCAGGATAAAGATTCAAGTAGGTAGGATTGTGGGAGCTCAGGGATAAACAATGTCAAGCAGCAGGAACTTAAACAGTACATCATGTCAATCGATCTTTCTCTTGTGTGAATGTTAACCATGCCCAGTCATTGCATCATCAattcatgattatgtaaatattaagTCCAGAGACCTAATTCATTTGTCATGAACTTGTTCAAAGGTTGAAATGCTACAAGATACAAATAAAGAATTTCTTAAGCAGCAAGACTATTTGGAACTTCATATATATGTTCATTGACACGAAGTTCCCATATGCTTTCTCAATAAAAAAGAATGACTAAAGATTTCAGCGTCTACCGTCACAACTTAAACTTTGCTACAAATCATCTTCCCCTGACCTCATCTTTGACAGTCTATACTACTTTATTGAGTACTGGTTCTGCACCATGTACAAGATCGACGCTTAAATAAAACATAGTCCTATTATGCTAAGACTCCAGTTCTGCAACATGACCATAGTTCATCTTCTTTGACTCATGGAGAGGGTGGCCCGCTGAGCTCATTATTGATCCTACACAATTATTTgcaaataataattaatatagCACATCGAccaaataacaatatagctaCAATCAAACTTCAATTACCTTCGTCGTAATTCATGTGCAACTGCGATATCCGGATCAAAGTAGACCCTACTAAAATCCGTAGTGTGCAGGCTACGGTCTAATTTATTGAAGACAGAATAACAGTGTATATTAGGTAAATTTATTATCGCAAAAACGGAATAGAATAATGCATGCACTTATGGACTTACCATCGCGCTTTGCATTTAACATCGTGGCCACAACTATAGCACGATCCTCTACGATTTTCTCCCAGGTACTTAGATTACCGGTCACTAACTTGTCCCATACAACTAACTTCACAATATTATAGCTGCAAAAACAATTACGATTTCAGAATCTCACTATTTTAGAATACAAATGTAAGAACTTTGAATTAGATACCTGCTGTGCATTAGAACAATATTTCTCAGTGGGACCTTTCGATTGTAGAAACTGTACTTGTGCCCCATAGAACTCACATACATAACCATGCCAATGACATCTAGCATTTGAACAGGAAAAAATTAATAGGACTTTTGTTAAAAACAACATTTGAAAGATGTAAAAAGAAACTGAAGCACTTACCAACATACATATCATTATCCAGAGTGAACTGCCAAACTTTGTCAAAAGGCATAAACGGTGGAAATAATGGGATAAATTGCTCGTTCACATTTCTTATCTCATTAAGTGCTGTCACTGATGTGAAACGACACACAAAGTGACTATCTGCAAACATGTAGTCTTGATTTCTCATAACAGGTTCTGCGGACATCCGCCACACATAATATACCCGTCCCTCTACAAGTAATGGCTCAAAACGATCCACCTCGTCATCATATATGACAGCTGCCATTTTCTTACCCTAAAGAAGTAGATAGATTGTGACAATCTAACTTtgattaaaatattatttattgcaGCTGAAATTAAATGTGTGCATAAGTACTACCTTCTCATCCAGTAACACCATGCTGAGCCTCTTCCTGCCAACAGCGAACCTCTCCGCATGGAATTTGTGGTACACCCGGACACACATACTCCACGTGGTGTAAGGATGCACGTCCTCGAGCGTTGGGACCCGTGGCGCTTCAACTCTCTTACGCTTCAATGGCCTCATCCTAACCTGAAAGAACAAATGAGCATCACAAGTAAAGCAAATAATTCCCTTGTGTAACAGAAAATGCATAAGTAACAGCGAGTTCTATGGGGCACAGTATAATCTTTGATCTTTGTATTTGGTTTTTCAAGTTTCATCAGTGCAACACAGAACATGCATAAAGTGAGTTCATATCATGGAATCAAATAGGGACCAGCTTCATTCAATCCTACTCTAATTGCTCCCTCAGACCATTGAGTCACCCAGAGAGGATACACAGGCAATCCTACGCTAAAGTGGAACAAAATTATAAAGGAGCTAGATATAAGTTTCATTAACCTGAGCAACACAATGGACATCCAATTCTAGAACAATGGGATTGTTACACTTACACAACCTTGTTATACTGTAGACCACAAAGAACAGTGGTTGCACAATAACAGACTCTATTTTGTGTTTCATTTTTCATTAGCCCTAGCCATAAGTTGATCATCAtctgttttcatttttttgcaATATAAATATGACTCTGCAGCATGTGAAATTGAGGTACCACATTCAAataaaaatctggaacaaattaatGTAGCTGCAAATGTGGCAACAGATAGATCAGTTCATAATACGGCAATTATGTAGTTTATAGGTGCAAAAACACTGTAACCATATTTATAACTTACGCATTGAAAATGTTTCTAATGTATTTGTAAAATAGTAGAATAAGATTCTGTTTTAACCATTAACATCAGTAAACAGTGAAATGAAGAAATAACCAAAAACACATCCAGGTACCTAGCCAATCATTCAATTTGCACCTTCAAGTATTTTAGGTTGCACAGTACTGGTCTGTATTTtcgttttttccttttttgtgtgTTGACCATTGGCATAACTTGTTAGATGAGGAAGACTGCTCTGCAATACAGCTCTAAGGGCTTGTTAGATGAGGAAGACTGCTCTGCAGCTCTCACACTTGGTTCaaacttgaatttgagaacttgGTTCAAGTCCTGACCTCAGGTTGACAATGAAATTGACAGGAACAAAGGTTGGACTTTGGTGTGCTCAAGCAACAGTGCAATTTCAAGGGTGATAGTTAGGCGTGTCCTAACACAAGCACACCTCCATTTGAGATTGATAAAGTTTACCCAACCATGTCTTTAGTTAATCAACCAGAAATGCCCGGTGCGAGGAAACATATTTTGCTAATATGTTACTTGTTAATGTGTAAAGGATTGCACAACAGGAGTTAGCATGTATCTAATACGGGTACGAAGAAGAATCATTCTCAGTAAACCAAACAGGTAAAAGTGAATAGCCTCAAACCAAAGCTACACACAATTTCAGGTTAATATCAGAAAActaaatacaaaaatatatcaaaatcaAGGTAGAACTAAAGAAATTGCTTTAGCATAGATTTGCTTTCGAAGGGGGAAAGAAGCGCCTTACCTCAGTGTCACCTCTTTCGTCGTTGTCGTCGTCACTTGGAGATGGAAAGGAACAAGCAGCGAAATTCTTATAGGGGGCACGGAGGAGCCCGATGGCGGGGCTAGCGGTGTTTTCGGCGGTGCTGTTGGCGGGCTAACCTCCATGGGCCCACGATGGGGTGCCGGGTGGGGCGCGGAGAAGGCGGAGGGATAGGGGACGCGGAGGAgcctgagggggggggggctggcgGTGTTTCCGGCAGGCTAACCTCCATGGGCCCATGAAGGGGCGAAAGGAGGGGGGCGCGAAGAAGACGGAGGGCAGGAGGGGGGAGCGCAGAGAAGCCAGGGGTGGAGGGCGGGAGGGGGGAGCGCGGAGAAGCAGAGGGCATTGTGCAGCGCGATGGGGGCCCACGACGGGGCGTCGGGGGCGCGCAGAGAAGGCGGCCGGGGGCtgtgctggcggcggcgggttGAGCGGACGAGCGGGGATTCGGTTGAGGATTCAGTCTTTATCTCAATTGATAGCTTCTAGATGGTTTTGCCTCGTACTGGAGTTGGATTGCAAAGGGTTGGAGGTAGGAGATGAGTCCTGCGCCTGAAAGGAAAAGGCAACGTGAGATGTGCTTTGGTCCGGACCTCAGCCCAATAGAGAGAGCAAAGGCCTGCTGCCCAGGTGGAAAGGGGAATGGTCTAAGAAAGTCTGGAATCAGCCCAAATAATGCGTCTCAATCtgaaattctcttttttttttggcctttcTTTATCCTTTTATGTTTGCTGCCAATGACCGTTCTTGTTACAGGGAACGTACCAATGACCGATCTTGTTGTTACAGGGAATATCGCAGCAGCAGAGTGTTTACAGGGAATGCGAATCGGCTTCGAGAACACGTGACTCGAGGATACCATTGATGGAGCACGAAATGAGATGAAAATGAATTGAACCAAGTACATAAATTGTATCAAATGAACCAGGTACATGGAAAAAGATAACTATCATAAACTCCTCTAAAAAAGATAACTATCATAAATAAATTGTCATCTAACAGTGGAGTATATATTATGAATTCCCTTTAAGTAAAATGAAATGGTTGGTGGGGAACAGGGTTCTGAAAACAAGAGACATCATAAGAATGAGGATTTCAAGAGTAACAGCAAATTCAATCAAGGTCATATAGGAGGCAAAGTATTTGACATTATATAAGCATCCGATTCTACATTGATTCTATTCTAAGCTAATGGATCATCAACTGAATGTTAACATTATACAATGTCTGGCATTTACCTTTTTTGCCAAGCCAGTATCAGAACTTGTCAAACATAAACTATCCTAAAGAAATTAATACATGGATAGATGGGTGCTTGTATGGAGTCCAACTTACGGGCGTGGGCCATATATCTTGACCTGTCGGATATGAATGTCCCTCCTATTCAAGTGATTAGACAAAACCGCAATTTGGAGCATAAATGTATGAATGAATGTTTCTCTGCAGAGACATGCCAAGAAAGATAGTTATGCAACGGTAGACAAAACAGCAATTTGGAGCATAAATGTATGAATGAATGTTTCTCTGCAGAGACATGCCAAGAAGATAGTTATGCAATGGTCTGCATCACATCAACAAAATTTAGTAGTATTCCTAAGATATTAAAATGGCAAACTTCTTCAACCTTTAGGTGAAATATTGTAACTATTTACAAAAGGAAATCGTTATGTTAGACATTAGTTAACCTAAGCTCTACAGAGTACCAGAAAAGGAAACAATACTTCACCTATGCCGTAAGGACCTCTCTATAGACGATGTTCTTCGTGTATGTCCcactttgctttgagcacttcttttttttgtcatcAGCTGGGACGACGAGGATCCTGATGTTCGCTCTGGCGGTGGCTCTAGATAGCGCGACATATAATTGACCGTGAGAGAACACCGGCTCAGGCAGGTAAATGCCGACATTGGGGATGGTTTGCCCTTGTGCCTTGTTGACTGTCATGGCGAAGCTGAGCCTGATAGGAAACTGCTTCCTCTTAAACTGGAAAGGGAACATCTCATCATCAGAGGGGCACAGGGGGATCCGAGGCAGAAAAACCCTCTTTCCAGCATGCTGCCCCAGCACAATCTCTGCATCTATTGCATTTCTCTGGAACCCCCGGACCACCAGCCTCGTCCCATTGCAAAGTCCGTTCGCGGGGTcaatgttcctaagtaatatgATAGGACAGTTCATCTTGAGCTTTAGAACGTGTGGAGGTAGCCCGTTCGGTGTCAGCGAGTTAAGAAACTCAGGGGGGTAGTAGTTATGGGGATCGTCTTCTGCACGATCAAAGCTATGATATACCACCTCCTCCCCTCGGAAGCGACCGATCATCTTCATATTAATTTGGTCCACACAATCATTCCGTGTGGACAAGATGGCTCTCGAGGTGATGTAGTTTGGATCCGACATATTATCATCAAGCATTGGAAAAATGTTATCTATCAGTTTATCGAGGTTCGTGTCCTCCCCTGTATACGACACGCATATGTCGCTAGGAAGACGTACTTCGCCATCACCATTGGCCTCCTCAGTGCCACCACCGATGCGCAGTAGGTACTCCGCAAACCACGGGTCGCTATGTGCCCTCATGTTGCGTACAAGTTTTAGGTGACGCATGCAATTCCATAGGTACGACCTACGCAGCGACGCATCAATTATCTGAGCCCTTGATCCCTTTCGGACAACAGGGAGGACCTGCCTGAAATCTCCACCAAACACAACCGTCTTCCCACCGAACGGCACTTCTGGTCGGCTCATTATGTCACGCATGCTGTTGTCCAGCGCCTCCACCGCCTGTCTCTTAGTCATGGAGGCTTCGTCCCAAATAATGAGTGAAGTCGCCCGCAGAAGCTTGGCAATCCCACTCTGTTTTGTGAAGCTACAGAACGCACCATCGTCAACATTAAGTGGTATCTTGAAGCGTGAGTGCGCGGTTCTTCCTCCATGCATTATGGAAGCTGCAACACCGGACGTAGCTGTTGCCACGACAATCTTCTCCTGCCCGCGTATCGTTGCAAGCAATGCCTTGTACAAAAAAGTCTTCCCTGTCCCTCCTGGTCCATCCACGAAAAACACGCCGCCCTCGTCACTGTCAATAGCAAATAGAATCTCATCGTAGGCGGCCCTCTGCTCGGCGTTGAGGGAATTCGACAAAGTTGCGTGCTCATGGTCAATCTCGATCATGGActcctcaaagatctccctggGCACACCATTTGCCGTGTCATGTGCCTCGTCAATCTCAGGGAGAGGGAACGACCGTATATCTTTACCCATTGATTGTAGCATGTTTCTAATATCTATTAAAACCATTTGTTGGACAGCGAGTGTGCATGGATTGATGCGATGATAGTCTTCCGACATTGCCTCCCGGTGCTTGTTCTAGAGTCCACGCACGTCGCTGGGCTCACAGAATACCAATATTGTTGCAAAGAGCCTTCGGAGAGATGGTGGCATGTGGAACAACTCGGCTTCCGTAAGACACTCGTCCAATGTGTTGTCTGCCTCAATCAGGCCCCTTCTCTCTGCGGCTTCACGAAAGGTAGGTAGGATCTCACCGTCAACCATCCTTAGATTAGCAAAGGAGGTGGCACCAGTCACGTGGTTTAGGAGAACCCGTAGGTAGTAGCGTTCCCCCTCGGCTGGATGAGCTGACACGATTCTACCAACCTGTCCACCTTCTCGTCTCCTTCGTTGccagaaatttttatttttaccttTCTGCCAAGTATACCACTCGGGAAAATCCCGATACAAGATACCCCGAGCATGGTCATGTACTCTGTTCGCCTCGAAATACTCTGTTAGCATTGACTTCTCAGCATCTTCCCGATTGAGCACTTCTTGGATATCTTGGCCCTCTTGAAACGAAACCATGTGCATATTCGGGAGATGAAGTTGTAGTTGCATCACAGGTGGTGAGTTCTTGCTCAGGTCAAAGCCGTATATCCTCCACAAGGCTTCCGGGGGGGTCACCCATCTCGCGTCCCTATACTGCCTGATCTCATCGATGTTGCCGTTCCTGTCAGCCTCGTTCACAGACACAGACGCCCGGTCATGGCCCTTGTATATGTACTTGAATAGGTATTTAACGGCCTTTATGCTCGAGCATACCTCAACATTGATGTGACAGTTGAACAGCCGTAGGAGGTAAGGGTTGTATGGGACAACCCACCTATTGTCTAGCTCGTGTTTTCGAACCATTGCATGCCGGCCATCATCACGTCTCCTATACACCGGGTAGGAGTCCTTTCCTTGTAAGGTAGTCGCGTTGAAAGACCGCGGGTAATGATTCTTGCATGACGGACGGTCCTTCGTGCACGGGCAATCACGGTTCAGCACACCGCAAgggccatgcatcatatgcttgACAACCATCTTGTATAGCTCTGGGTAGTTACGCTTGTCCGGGAGCTCGGCAGAGATGATACAATCATACTGCTCTGGACATGTGAGCTTGTACCGCCCCTTCATGATGAGCAGGAAGTGGGCATGCGGTAGACCCCTCTTTTGGAACTCAACCACATAGACGTAGGCCTTCACCTTGCCAAGCATGTGCTTATCAAGCAACTGCTTTTTTAGTTCCTCTAGCTTCGCCCTGAAAACACGCACGACGAGATCCGGACGATCCTGGGGTATTTGGCTAGGGTAGAGCTCGCGTGTGATCTCATCCCAGTTTGGATTGCATGTCATTGTGAGGAAGACATCCGGCTTCCCATACTTTCGCACTAAAGCCATAGCATCCATGTATCGACGCCTCTTATCCCGAGGTCCACCGATAAATGATGTAGCCAGCACGGTCCGTTTTCCAACCGCGTCCGCTCTACCCTCCCCGGCATGCACGCTGTCCACCAAGCCTTGGTACAGGTCCGCCCTTAACTCCTTCTGATGAGCCCATATGTAGTCCAGCCGCGAGCTTTCGATCTTGATGTATGTGTCGACCGCGAACTGCTGAAAAAGTCGCTTGCCAAACAGTATTGGGTTGAATATCCCTGGCCGTATCTGGAATTTGTAGCAGTAGTAATCCCGCACGGACACGCATAGCCTACCATTAGAATCTGCACAGAGCATATGACATTCAAAGTTAGTGTTGGACATTAACGAGTACTATGCCAAGAATTGACGATGCAAACATCATCTTTTGAGAACACTAACCTGGGTCCTCATGATTATTACCACGAGCCATACGAGCCGCACGAGCCGCGGTCACCGCATTGATGGACACACCGACCTTTGGGATATCGGGATGCCAGCCGAGTTCACCTCTAGGGAAAAAGAGAGGGTATGACAGAGCATCATAGCATCCATGATACGATCGGATGCCATATATTTGCTTGTTCTTCCCTTGTAGGATAACGCTATTCTCAAAGTGCCTTCGGCGTTCGCTCCCCTCAACCCAAACAGCGGCCACCTCCGAAGTGGCTGGAATGTTATATGTTCTCTGGTCCAACCTATGATCAAGGTTCAGTGTCACACGGTAGTCATCAAGGTCCTCAACCTGTCCCATACTCCTGAGTTGTTCAGAGTACGGGTTGTCACGAAGTATGTCAACCAGCTTTCTGATAAGTTCCTTGTCTTGCTGGTACTGCTCTTCGCGGCAACGGCGATACCGGTGCTCTAGACTGGGATCATCATCGTAGAAGTAAAGCTCCAAGTGCTTGGGTTCGGTCTCGTCTATACCAAACGACCGTATGTTGTGGTACATTTGGCCGTGGGCACGAAACGTGTAAATACCACTTTTTCTCATGTCAGTGGTCTCACCGTCAAGGTTACAGTATAGTGAAGTGAATGAGAAATGACCATTGAAAAACCTAATGCTTTCACGGAAGTGCCTAGCATCAGCGTCTGAACTCGACCAGAGCCTCATGAGCTCGGGTGGTGTTTCTGGGGTACATAGTTTAATCTTTCCATTACGGCAGCAGAACCCATTTGTCTCATGCTCGAACTTCTTCGCGTTGCAATGCTTGCAGTTTTCAACAGGCTTCAACATGTGCGTGGCTTGGGGTATATTGTCATACACGTGGTCATACGGATCGGTTATGCTAGAGGTAGTAGCTGAGGCATCTTTAGCTTCATCAAATTCGATATCCTCATCATCGGTATCCCTGTCTGAAGTGATTTTTAGCATGAACGAGTTAGATAAGGACGTAGAAGATATGGATGTAAGGCGAAACAATGCCAAAAATGTACCTTGACCAGCGAACATGtagccctcctcctcttcaaaGTCCTCATCGAATACGacgccatcatcatcacctATCGCATCATACAGATTTGTATAAGTATATATGATGGCCCTgattgtattttttttgaaatacaaaATGAATACAATCAAGGAAATTACCATCGTCGCTAATTGGTGGACGTGTTGTTGGCGCCTTGACGTTGGTAGTTTGAGGGGTTAGAGAGGTATTTTCTGTCAATAACAACACGAGTACAATACATCAGGGTATATGTTCTATTGGAATTTGAGGAAAGAGCAATACAAGTGAAAACATTACCGTTGTTAACGACACCTGACTGCGGTGGAGGATCTAAACCATTGGTATCTTCTACAGTTAAAGTTGGATTTTCTTCTATTGAGGCATAAGCTTTCTTGTCCCGTCTACTTGCAAAGTGCTCATTATGACGGGCTAGCAATGCTATCCTTTCTCCAGGTGTTACACGTTGTCTGCGCGTTATTTGATTGGCATTCTTCATGTCTGGCATCTGATCTGAAGCTGACTGGATGTAAACAGGCGTTGGTTGGACCGGAGGAATTGACCAATCATTTGTGACTCTGGATCCATGAGGATCAGATGCATCCATAGTAAGGGGAACCACCTCAGGGATATACTTTGGGTTCTGCATGGCGATGGAATCTTGGCTCAAAGTGTTGCGCCGCAACTCTCTTCTTGCTTTTTCGCGATCTCTCTTTGCCTGCTTCTCCTCGGGTGTCATATTATGCACCCTCCGACGTT
This region includes:
- the LOC133909892 gene encoding uncharacterized protein LOC133909892, whose amino-acid sequence is MRPLKRKRVEAPRVPTLEDVHPYTTWSMCVRVYHKFHAERFAVGRKRLSMVLLDEKGKKMAAVIYDDEVDRFEPLLVEGRVYYVWRMSAEPVMRNQDYMFADSHFVCRFTSVTALNEIRNVNEQFIPLFPPFMPFDKVWQFTLDNDMYVDVIGMVMYVSSMGHKYSFYNRKVPLRNIVLMHSSYNIVKLVVWDKLVTGNLSTWEKIVEDRAIVVATMLNAKRDGKSISACIILFRFCDNKFT
- the LOC133903167 gene encoding uncharacterized protein LOC133903167, with translation MGKDIRSFPLPEIDEAHDTANGVPREIFEESMIEIDHEHATLSNSLNAEQRAAYDEILFAIDSDEGGVFFVDGPGGTGKTFLYKALLATIRGQEKIVVATATSGVAASIMHGGRTAHSRFKIPLNVDDGAFCSFTKQSGIAKLLRATSLIIWDEASMTKRQAVEALDNSMRDIMSRPEVPFGGKTVVFGGDFRQVLPVVRKGSRAQIIDASLRRSYLWNCMRHLKLVRNMRAHSDPWFAEYLLRIGGGTEEANGDGEVRLPSDICVSYTGEDTNLDKLIDNIFPMLDDNMSDPNYITSRAILSTRNDCVDQINMKMIGRFRGEEVVYHSFDRAEDDPHNYYPPEFLNSLTPNGLPPHVLKLKMNCPIILLRNIDPANGLCNGTRLVVRGFQRNAIDAEIVLGQHAGKRVFLPRIPLCPSDDEMFPFQFKRKQFPIRLSFAMTVNKAQGQTIPNVGIYLPEPVFSHGQLYVALSRATARANIRILVVPADDKKKKCSKQSGTYTKNIVYREVLTA